In Streptomyces dangxiongensis, one DNA window encodes the following:
- a CDS encoding adenylosuccinate lyase, translating to MDEELRSLTERLQQESGGMPAFDRLRATEDHGELAEVLTAPGQPLWARELAAFRLGLAGDRRAFESLVLLLNHRDSPRCASAAHALARLGDPRTARAAAALATNELRVAYALHPVRLLAALRAPESVPALITTLERRLRPHDPYRKVALACVEGLGTLGDARARRVLNEALAHPALAEAAVHALARIPEQQRGRPG from the coding sequence GTGGACGAAGAGTTGCGATCGCTCACGGAGCGCTTACAGCAGGAGTCGGGCGGCATGCCGGCGTTCGACCGCCTGCGCGCCACCGAGGACCACGGCGAACTGGCCGAGGTGCTCACCGCGCCCGGACAGCCCCTGTGGGCCAGGGAACTGGCCGCCTTCCGCCTCGGCCTCGCCGGCGACCGGCGTGCCTTCGAGTCCCTCGTGCTGCTCCTCAACCACCGCGACTCGCCGCGCTGCGCCTCCGCCGCCCACGCCCTCGCCCGGCTCGGCGACCCGCGCACCGCCCGGGCCGCCGCCGCCCTCGCCACCAACGAACTGCGCGTCGCCTACGCCCTGCACCCGGTCCGGCTCCTGGCCGCCCTGCGCGCCCCGGAGTCCGTGCCCGCGCTGATCACCACCCTGGAACGGCGGCTGCGCCCGCACGACCCCTACCGCAAAGTCGCCCTCGCGTGTGTGGAGGGCCTCGGCACCCTCGGTGACGCCCGTGCCCGGCGGGTGCTGAACGAGGCCCTGGCCCACCCGGCGCTCGCGGAGGCGGCGGTGCACGCGCTGGCCCGGATCCCGGAACAGCAGCGCGGACGACCCGGGTGA
- a CDS encoding SRPBCC family protein, protein MAQVEATTERVVAADAEKVFDALADYRGTRRKLLPEQFSEYEVREGGDGEGTLVHWKLQATSKRVRDCLLDVAEPTDGELVEKDRNSSMVTTWRVTPAGEGSSRVVVTTTWQGAGGVGGFFERTFAPKGLGRIYDALLANLAAEVEK, encoded by the coding sequence ATGGCGCAGGTCGAGGCCACTACGGAGCGGGTCGTCGCGGCGGACGCGGAGAAGGTGTTCGACGCCCTCGCCGACTACCGCGGCACGCGGCGCAAGCTGCTCCCCGAGCAGTTCAGCGAGTACGAGGTGCGCGAGGGCGGTGACGGCGAGGGCACCCTCGTCCACTGGAAGCTCCAGGCCACCAGCAAGCGCGTGCGCGACTGCCTCCTGGACGTGGCCGAGCCCACCGACGGCGAGCTGGTCGAGAAGGACCGCAACTCCTCCATGGTCACCACCTGGCGCGTCACCCCGGCCGGCGAGGGCAGCTCCCGGGTCGTCGTCACCACCACCTGGCAGGGCGCCGGCGGCGTCGGCGGCTTCTTCGAGCGCACCTTCGCGCCCAAGGGTCTCGGCCGGATCTACGACGCCCTGCTCGCCAACCTCGCCGCCGAGGTCGAGAAGTAG
- a CDS encoding ATP-binding SpoIIE family protein phosphatase yields the protein MDRGSERDTVPGRGTGDAAAGRIPLAVVVVDRAGLVSHWSSGARRLFGVGREEAVGHPVTDLLPVTGALPDDLRAAALPDAYEAYDGPGPDLETSLGGHTGYATAGRARLVPPRQDPDGERLDVLWWAYPLVGPGTSRLLVLAADATRLRDERGYDDETAERISPGFARHTELPAFEELERRLPEILPSMGPGLSARIVSQVLELGYPVLEFSQFERVPVTPYWGVPRRAGRTRVEAAAPRDRAQAVHVPAGAEEDLEYAAVRERLEFLNEVSSRIGSSLDLGETIREVTSAAVPRFADFAGTHLRAAVLAGEGFPDGPPDATTVMFRVWVEHNDEPGRWDDTVPVGEAFAFPEHTPFYRCMDSGEPVLVPRVTEELSERIAGEFEKRDLRPLIGGRSLLIVPLKARNVVLGFMVLMRRPDRPQFDDMDRTTGAELAARAGLVLDNARMYTYQENVADTLQDSMLPQVSPRMAGCDVATRYLPGARLGRIGGDWFDSIKLPGSRTALVVGDVMGHGLNSAAMMGQLRTAVQTMAAMETPPAQLLRNLDDLARRLGDTYLATCLYAVYDPIRGELTLANAGHIPPVLVRAEDGGSQLLVLPTGAPIGVGGVPFEVSRVKVAPGDRLVLCTDGLVEVRGSDIGEGLAALCESAAHPAASMDDACDTIIRALNTRGGRKDDVALLMARLNGIPDDDVAEWWLDADPREVARARRLVRERLLHWGLPDAVETAELLVSEVVTNAVRHAGSALIGLRVVRTDALLFEVTDDEPALPGLISAGPYDEAGRGLRVVSRLAREWGASASGHRKTVWFEQALTGTA from the coding sequence ATGGACCGTGGCAGCGAGCGGGACACTGTCCCCGGGCGCGGTACCGGCGACGCCGCGGCGGGCCGGATTCCGCTGGCCGTGGTCGTCGTCGACCGCGCCGGACTGGTGTCCCACTGGAGCAGCGGCGCACGGCGCCTGTTCGGCGTGGGCCGGGAGGAGGCCGTCGGGCATCCCGTGACGGACCTGCTGCCCGTCACCGGCGCCCTGCCGGACGACCTGCGCGCCGCAGCCCTGCCGGACGCGTACGAGGCGTACGACGGACCGGGCCCCGACCTGGAGACCTCGCTCGGCGGCCACACCGGGTACGCCACCGCGGGCCGGGCCCGGCTGGTCCCGCCCCGGCAGGACCCGGACGGCGAGCGGCTGGACGTGCTGTGGTGGGCCTACCCGCTGGTCGGGCCGGGCACCTCCCGGCTGCTCGTGCTCGCCGCCGACGCCACCCGGCTGCGCGACGAACGCGGCTACGACGACGAGACGGCCGAACGCATCTCGCCCGGCTTCGCCCGCCACACCGAACTGCCCGCCTTCGAGGAACTCGAACGGCGCCTGCCCGAGATCCTGCCCAGCATGGGACCGGGACTCAGCGCCCGCATCGTCTCCCAGGTCCTCGAACTCGGTTATCCGGTCCTGGAGTTCAGCCAGTTCGAGCGGGTGCCCGTCACCCCGTACTGGGGTGTGCCCCGCCGCGCCGGACGCACCCGCGTCGAAGCCGCCGCCCCGCGGGACCGGGCGCAGGCGGTCCACGTCCCGGCCGGCGCCGAGGAGGACCTGGAGTACGCCGCCGTCCGCGAGCGGCTGGAGTTCCTCAACGAGGTAAGCTCCCGCATCGGCTCCTCCCTCGACCTCGGCGAGACCATCCGCGAGGTCACCAGCGCCGCCGTGCCCCGGTTCGCGGACTTCGCCGGCACCCATCTGCGCGCCGCCGTGCTGGCCGGCGAGGGCTTCCCGGACGGGCCGCCGGACGCCACCACCGTGATGTTCCGCGTCTGGGTCGAGCACAACGACGAACCGGGCCGCTGGGACGACACCGTGCCGGTCGGCGAGGCCTTCGCCTTCCCCGAGCACACCCCGTTCTACCGCTGCATGGACAGCGGTGAGCCGGTGCTCGTCCCGCGGGTCACCGAGGAGCTGTCCGAGCGCATCGCCGGCGAGTTCGAGAAGCGCGACCTCAGGCCGCTCATCGGCGGCCGGTCCCTGCTGATCGTCCCGCTCAAGGCACGCAACGTCGTCCTCGGCTTCATGGTGCTCATGCGCCGCCCCGACCGGCCGCAGTTCGACGACATGGACCGCACCACCGGCGCCGAACTCGCCGCACGCGCGGGCCTCGTGCTCGACAACGCCCGCATGTACACCTACCAGGAGAACGTCGCCGACACCCTCCAGGACAGCATGCTGCCGCAGGTCTCCCCGCGGATGGCCGGCTGCGACGTCGCCACCCGCTACCTGCCCGGCGCCCGGCTCGGCCGGATCGGCGGCGACTGGTTCGACAGCATCAAACTGCCCGGCTCCCGCACCGCCCTCGTCGTCGGCGACGTCATGGGCCACGGCCTGAACTCGGCCGCGATGATGGGCCAGTTGCGCACGGCCGTACAGACCATGGCCGCCATGGAGACCCCGCCCGCCCAGCTCCTGCGCAACCTCGACGACCTGGCCCGCCGGCTCGGCGACACCTACCTCGCCACCTGCCTGTACGCCGTCTACGACCCGATCCGCGGCGAGTTGACCCTCGCCAACGCCGGTCACATCCCGCCCGTGCTGGTCCGTGCCGAGGACGGCGGCAGCCAGCTCCTCGTCCTGCCCACCGGTGCGCCGATCGGTGTCGGCGGCGTCCCCTTCGAGGTGTCCCGGGTCAAGGTCGCGCCCGGCGACCGGCTCGTGCTGTGCACCGACGGCCTGGTCGAGGTGCGCGGCTCCGACATCGGTGAGGGCCTGGCCGCGCTCTGCGAGTCCGCCGCACACCCCGCCGCCTCCATGGACGACGCCTGCGACACGATCATCCGTGCCCTCAACACCCGCGGCGGACGCAAGGACGACGTCGCCCTGCTCATGGCCCGCCTCAACGGCATCCCCGACGACGACGTCGCCGAGTGGTGGCTCGACGCCGACCCGCGCGAGGTGGCCCGGGCCCGCCGCCTGGTGCGGGAACGGCTGCTGCACTGGGGCCTGCCGGACGCCGTGGAGACGGCGGAACTCCTGGTCAGCGAGGTCGTCACCAATGCCGTCCGGCACGCCGGGAGCGCTCTGATCGGGCTGCGGGTCGTCCGCACCGACGCCCTGCTGTTCGAGGTGACCGACGACGAACCCGCCCTGCCCGGTTTGATCAGCGCCGGCCCCTACGACGAGGCCGGCCGCGGGCTGCGCGTGGTCAGCCGGCTGGCCCGGGAATGGGGCGCCAGCGCCAGCGGGCACCGCAAGACCGTCTGGTTCGAACAGGCCCTCACCGGCACCGCCTGA
- a CDS encoding alpha/beta hydrolase yields the protein MRHRAAVLCAAAAMVAGSVTTVPVRAATTVPVPKLSWRKCGTGDHPRLQCASLKVPLDHADPSGRQLTLALSRVPHTAKTSQGPLLVNPGGPGGSGLTLAGFVASALPAKVASRYDVIGFDPRGVGAGDPALTCAPGHFAAVRPDTVPATPALERANLERARSFAAACGRTHADVLPYIDTVNTVRDLDSVRQALGAPRISYFGYSYGTYLGAVYAKLYPRRVHRLVLDSIVDPTGVWYEDNLGQDYAFDGRHRALMAWIARYDATYGLGGDPARIEAAWYAMRAALARTPAGGKVGATELEDTFVPGGYYNGYWPYLAEAFAAYVHHKDTGPLVQAYEHFAAVDAPGDNGYSVYTSVQCRDAPWPRTWDRWRADTWKVHAKAPFMAWNNTWYNAPCAFWPVAARRPVDITNAELPPALLFQATDDAATPYSGGVTVHRLLAGSSLVVEEGGGNHGITLSGNACLDGYLAAYLADGTVPRGGGPADAVCAKSPDPEPLTTKAASTSSRSSALHSLLGFRR from the coding sequence ATGAGACACCGCGCAGCCGTGCTGTGCGCAGCCGCCGCCATGGTGGCGGGCTCGGTCACCACCGTTCCCGTCCGGGCGGCCACCACCGTCCCCGTGCCGAAGCTGTCCTGGCGGAAGTGCGGCACCGGTGACCACCCAAGGCTCCAGTGCGCGTCCCTGAAGGTCCCGCTGGACCACGCGGACCCGTCGGGCCGCCAGCTCACCCTCGCCCTGTCCCGCGTGCCGCACACCGCGAAGACCTCCCAGGGCCCCCTGCTGGTCAACCCCGGCGGCCCCGGCGGCAGCGGTCTGACGCTCGCCGGTTTCGTCGCCTCGGCCCTGCCGGCGAAGGTGGCGTCCCGGTACGACGTCATCGGGTTCGACCCGCGCGGGGTCGGCGCCGGCGACCCGGCCCTGACCTGCGCGCCGGGCCACTTCGCGGCGGTGCGGCCGGACACCGTGCCGGCCACGCCCGCGCTGGAGCGGGCGAACCTGGAGCGGGCGCGGTCCTTCGCCGCCGCCTGCGGCCGTACGCACGCCGACGTGCTGCCGTACATCGACACCGTGAACACCGTCCGGGACCTGGACTCCGTGCGGCAGGCCCTGGGCGCGCCGAGGATCAGCTACTTCGGCTACTCGTACGGCACCTACCTCGGCGCGGTCTACGCGAAGCTGTACCCGCGGCGGGTCCACCGGCTGGTGCTGGACTCGATCGTCGACCCGACCGGCGTCTGGTACGAGGACAACCTCGGTCAGGACTACGCATTCGACGGGCGCCACCGGGCGCTGATGGCCTGGATCGCCCGGTACGACGCCACGTACGGGCTCGGCGGGGATCCCGCGAGGATCGAGGCCGCGTGGTACGCGATGCGGGCGGCCCTGGCGCGGACACCGGCCGGCGGCAAGGTCGGCGCCACCGAACTGGAGGACACCTTCGTCCCCGGCGGCTACTACAACGGCTACTGGCCCTACCTGGCCGAGGCGTTCGCGGCCTACGTCCACCACAAGGACACCGGGCCGCTGGTGCAGGCGTACGAGCACTTCGCCGCCGTGGACGCCCCGGGCGACAACGGCTACAGCGTCTACACGTCCGTGCAGTGCCGGGACGCGCCCTGGCCGCGCACCTGGGACCGGTGGCGCGCCGACACCTGGAAGGTGCACGCCAAGGCGCCCTTCATGGCCTGGAACAACACCTGGTACAACGCGCCCTGCGCGTTCTGGCCGGTCGCCGCGCGACGGCCGGTGGACATCACCAACGCCGAACTGCCGCCCGCGCTGCTGTTCCAGGCGACCGACGACGCGGCCACCCCGTACTCCGGCGGTGTCACGGTGCACCGGCTGCTGGCCGGCTCCAGCCTGGTGGTCGAGGAGGGCGGCGGCAACCACGGCATCACGCTGAGCGGCAACGCCTGCCTGGACGGGTACCTGGCCGCCTACCTCGCCGACGGCACGGTGCCGCGCGGCGGTGGCCCGGCCGACGCGGTCTGCGCGAAGTCACCGGATCCCGAACCGCTCACCACGAAGGCGGCGTCGACGTCGTCCCGCAGCTCGGCGCTGCACAGCCTGCTGGGCTTCCGCCGTTAG
- the ccrA gene encoding crotonyl-CoA carboxylase/reductase, translating to MKDILDAIQSKDATSTDFAALPLPESYRAITVHKDETEMFAGLETRDKDPRKSIHLDEVPVPELGPGEALVAVMASSVNYNSVWTSIFEPLSTFGFLERYGKVSELTKRHDLPYHIIGSDLAGVVLRTGPGVNAWKPGDEVVAHCLSVELESSDGHNDTMLDPEQRIWGFETNFGGLAEIALVKSNQLMPKPGHLSWEEAAAPGLVNSTAYRQLVSRNGAQMKQGDNVLIWGASGGLGSYATQFALAGGANPICVVSSDQKADICRSMGAEAIIDRNAEGYKFWKDEQTQDPKEWKRFGKRIRELTGGEDIDIVFEHPGRETFGASVYVTRKGGTITTCASTSGYMHEYDNRYLWMSLKRIIGSHFANYREAWEANRLIAKGKIHPTLSKVYSLQDTGQAAYDVHRNLHQGKVGVLCLAPEEGLGVRDEEMRAKHIDAINRFRNI from the coding sequence GTGAAGGACATCCTGGACGCGATCCAGTCGAAGGACGCCACGTCCACCGACTTCGCCGCCCTGCCGCTCCCCGAGTCGTACCGTGCGATCACCGTGCACAAGGACGAGACGGAGATGTTCGCGGGCCTGGAGACCCGCGACAAGGACCCGCGCAAGTCGATCCACCTCGACGAGGTGCCCGTCCCCGAACTGGGGCCCGGCGAGGCCCTGGTGGCCGTCATGGCCTCCTCGGTGAACTACAACTCGGTGTGGACCTCGATCTTCGAGCCGCTCTCGACGTTCGGCTTCCTGGAGCGCTACGGCAAGGTCAGCGAGCTGACCAAGCGGCACGACCTGCCGTACCACATCATCGGCTCCGACCTCGCGGGCGTCGTCCTGCGCACCGGCCCGGGCGTGAACGCCTGGAAGCCCGGCGACGAGGTCGTCGCCCACTGCCTCTCGGTCGAGCTGGAGTCCTCCGACGGCCACAACGACACGATGCTCGACCCCGAGCAGCGCATCTGGGGCTTCGAGACCAACTTCGGCGGCCTCGCCGAGATCGCGCTGGTCAAGTCCAACCAGCTAATGCCCAAGCCGGGCCACCTTAGCTGGGAGGAGGCCGCGGCCCCGGGCCTGGTCAACTCCACCGCCTACCGCCAGCTCGTCTCCCGCAACGGCGCCCAGATGAAGCAGGGCGACAACGTCCTGATCTGGGGGGCCAGCGGTGGCCTGGGCTCCTACGCCACCCAGTTCGCGCTGGCCGGCGGCGCCAACCCGATCTGTGTCGTCTCCAGCGACCAGAAGGCGGACATCTGCCGCTCGATGGGCGCCGAGGCGATCATCGACCGCAACGCCGAGGGCTACAAGTTCTGGAAGGACGAGCAGACCCAGGACCCCAAGGAGTGGAAGCGCTTCGGCAAGCGCATCCGCGAACTCACCGGCGGCGAGGACATCGACATCGTCTTCGAGCACCCCGGCCGCGAGACCTTCGGCGCCTCGGTCTACGTCACCCGTAAGGGCGGCACCATCACCACCTGCGCCTCCACCTCGGGCTACATGCACGAGTACGACAACCGGTACCTGTGGATGTCCCTGAAGCGGATCATCGGCTCCCACTTCGCCAACTACCGCGAGGCCTGGGAGGCCAACCGCCTCATCGCCAAGGGCAAGATCCACCCGACCCTCTCCAAGGTCTACTCCCTCCAGGACACCGGCCAGGCCGCGTACGACGTGCACCGCAACCTTCACCAGGGCAAGGTCGGCGTCCTGTGCCTCGCCCCCGAGGAAGGCCTCGGCGTGCGCGACGAGGAGATGCGCGCCAAGCACATCGACGCCATCAACCGCTTCCGGAACATCTGA
- a CDS encoding TetR family transcriptional regulator → MQYVRVMSQSARSSRTAATPDAPESAAGSRAAAQRLKMRRELAAAAMELFATKGYEATTVDEIAAAAGVARRTFFRHFRSKEEAIFPDHDDTLVRAEAVLNAAPAHEHPLDTVCRGIKEVMKMYAARPEISVARYKLTREVPTLREAEIASVARYERLFTRYLLGHFDEHAHADDANDDPLLAEVAASAVVTAHNHVLRRWLRAGGQGDVEAQLDHAFAIVRKTFGSGIGAGRGPAAGPAAQPAPAAVSAHGEVLVTVARTDASLDEVMRAIEEALKER, encoded by the coding sequence ATGCAGTACGTTCGGGTCATGTCGCAGTCCGCCAGGTCCTCCCGTACAGCCGCCACGCCCGACGCGCCGGAGAGTGCCGCGGGCAGCCGCGCCGCCGCCCAGCGGCTCAAAATGCGCCGCGAACTGGCGGCGGCAGCCATGGAGCTGTTCGCGACCAAGGGGTACGAGGCGACCACCGTCGACGAGATCGCGGCCGCCGCCGGGGTCGCCCGCCGCACCTTCTTCCGTCACTTCCGTTCGAAGGAAGAGGCGATCTTCCCGGACCACGACGACACCCTGGTCCGCGCGGAGGCGGTGCTGAACGCCGCCCCGGCGCACGAGCACCCGCTCGACACCGTGTGCCGCGGCATCAAGGAAGTCATGAAGATGTACGCGGCACGGCCGGAGATCTCGGTCGCCCGCTACAAGCTCACCCGCGAGGTGCCCACCCTGCGGGAGGCCGAGATCGCCTCCGTGGCCCGTTACGAGCGGCTGTTCACGCGCTATCTGCTGGGCCACTTCGACGAGCACGCGCACGCCGACGACGCCAACGACGACCCGCTGCTCGCCGAGGTCGCCGCCTCCGCCGTGGTCACCGCCCACAACCACGTGCTGCGGCGCTGGCTGCGGGCGGGCGGCCAGGGCGACGTGGAGGCGCAGTTGGACCACGCGTTCGCGATCGTGCGCAAGACCTTCGGCAGCGGTATCGGGGCCGGGCGCGGCCCCGCCGCGGGTCCCGCCGCGCAGCCGGCCCCGGCGGCGGTCTCCGCGCACGGCGAGGTCCTGGTGACGGTCGCCCGCACCGACGCTTCGCTGGACGAGGTCATGCGGGCCATCGAGGAGGCGCTGAAAGAGCGCTGA
- a CDS encoding class I SAM-dependent methyltransferase, producing MNVSDNYRDAWESYWRETSDSRGEAIWDADPSLSAAPHSELLLPHADAERTIVDLGCGNGTQTHYLATRFAHAVGVDLSHAAVEHARRAAHTDTVEFQQLDLTDTDAVRALHERLGDSNVYMRAVIHQSEPVARPVVAAAVARLIGTEGRAFVVELTSASRDVLRRAASEPAGPPPKLQRVFHHGLKPADADDDEIPRLLAEAGLTVLADGETTLPQTEYLADGTRIDLPARWFVLAGA from the coding sequence ATGAACGTCTCGGACAACTACCGCGACGCCTGGGAAAGTTACTGGCGCGAGACCTCTGACAGCCGGGGCGAGGCGATATGGGACGCCGACCCCTCCCTGAGCGCCGCACCGCACAGCGAACTGCTCCTGCCCCATGCCGACGCCGAACGCACGATCGTCGACCTCGGCTGCGGCAACGGCACCCAGACCCACTACCTGGCCACCCGGTTCGCGCACGCCGTCGGCGTCGACCTCTCGCACGCCGCCGTGGAGCACGCCCGCCGCGCCGCGCACACCGACACGGTCGAGTTCCAGCAGCTCGACCTCACCGACACCGACGCCGTACGCGCCCTGCACGAGCGGCTCGGCGACAGCAACGTCTACATGCGGGCCGTCATCCATCAGAGCGAACCGGTCGCCCGTCCCGTGGTGGCCGCCGCCGTCGCCCGGCTCATCGGCACCGAGGGCCGCGCGTTCGTGGTGGAACTGACCTCCGCCTCCCGGGACGTCCTGCGGCGCGCGGCGTCCGAACCGGCCGGCCCGCCGCCCAAGCTCCAGCGGGTCTTCCACCACGGCCTCAAGCCCGCCGACGCCGACGACGACGAGATCCCGCGCCTGCTCGCCGAGGCCGGCCTCACCGTCCTGGCCGACGGTGAGACGACCCTGCCCCAGACCGAGTACCTCGCGGACGGCACCCGCATCGACCTGCCGGCCCGCTGGTTCGTCCTCGCGGGCGCCTGA
- a CDS encoding M55 family metallopeptidase, producing the protein MKILISADMEGATGVTWPADVLPGTPQWERCRTMFTSDVNAAVEGFFDGGADQVLVNEAHWTMRNLLLERLDERVEMLTGRHKALSMVEGVQHGDVDGIAFVGYHAGAGMEGVLAHTYLANQITGVWLNGVRASEGLLNAHVVAEYGVPVVLVTGDDVACEDALGYAPQALKVAVKDHVSRYAAVCRTPARTAAGIRAAAEEAAGLAVRHQPAQAGPFTVAVEFDAEHLASAATVVPGVARTGERKVAYTSATMYEGIRTFKAVTTIVSAAVEEQYG; encoded by the coding sequence ATGAAGATCCTCATCAGTGCCGACATGGAGGGGGCCACCGGGGTGACCTGGCCCGCCGACGTGCTGCCGGGGACGCCGCAGTGGGAGCGGTGCCGGACGATGTTCACCTCGGACGTGAACGCCGCCGTGGAGGGCTTCTTCGACGGCGGCGCCGACCAGGTGCTCGTCAACGAGGCCCACTGGACCATGCGCAATCTCCTCCTGGAGCGGCTCGACGAGCGGGTCGAGATGCTCACCGGCCGGCACAAGGCGCTGTCCATGGTGGAGGGGGTCCAGCACGGCGACGTGGACGGCATCGCGTTCGTCGGCTACCACGCGGGCGCCGGCATGGAGGGCGTCCTCGCCCACACCTACCTCGCCAACCAGATCACCGGCGTGTGGCTGAACGGCGTCCGCGCCAGCGAGGGCCTGCTCAACGCGCACGTCGTCGCCGAGTACGGCGTCCCCGTCGTCCTGGTCACCGGCGACGACGTGGCCTGCGAGGACGCGCTCGGCTACGCGCCGCAGGCGCTGAAGGTCGCCGTCAAGGACCATGTGTCGCGGTACGCGGCCGTCTGCCGGACCCCGGCCCGGACCGCCGCCGGCATCCGCGCGGCGGCCGAGGAGGCCGCCGGCCTGGCGGTGCGTCACCAGCCCGCGCAGGCGGGCCCGTTCACGGTCGCCGTAGAGTTCGACGCCGAGCACCTGGCGTCGGCCGCCACCGTCGTCCCCGGCGTGGCGCGGACCGGGGAGCGGAAGGTGGCGTACACCAGCGCCACCATGTACGAGGGGATCAGGACGTTCAAGGCGGTCACCACGATCGTCTCCGCCGCCGTGGAGGAGCAGTATGGCTGA
- a CDS encoding GNAT family N-acetyltransferase produces the protein MSALTVREMTLADCDRVSEIRVRGWRHAYRGLMPGSYLDGLDAAADAERRRARFAEGDGSVANLVAERDGRVLGWAAYGPYRDGDAPVRDAELYALYVDPAHLGGGIGRTLLAASVERCAACPRMLLWVLRDNTSARRFYERAGFRPDGAEEPFEVEGTAVPEVRYVTTPGA, from the coding sequence GTGAGTGCCCTGACGGTGCGGGAGATGACCCTGGCCGACTGCGACCGCGTCTCCGAGATCCGCGTACGCGGCTGGCGGCACGCCTACCGGGGGCTCATGCCGGGGTCGTACCTCGACGGACTGGACGCCGCGGCCGACGCCGAACGCCGCCGGGCCCGGTTCGCCGAGGGGGACGGCTCCGTGGCGAACCTGGTCGCCGAGCGGGACGGCCGGGTGCTGGGGTGGGCGGCGTACGGACCGTACCGGGACGGTGACGCACCCGTCCGGGACGCCGAGCTGTACGCGCTCTACGTCGATCCGGCGCACCTCGGCGGCGGGATCGGCCGGACCCTGCTGGCCGCGTCGGTCGAGCGGTGCGCGGCGTGTCCGCGCATGCTCCTGTGGGTGCTCCGGGACAACACCTCCGCCCGCCGCTTCTACGAGCGCGCCGGGTTCCGGCCCGACGGGGCCGAGGAGCCGTTCGAGGTGGAGGGCACCGCCGTGCCCGAGGTGCGGTACGTGACGACGCCGGGCGCCTGA
- a CDS encoding Rv2578c family radical SAM protein — translation MRWENLTVESGPPEESAEHGRAADAALFGADTVTTRTFDTPEFRGITFHEVRARSVLNRVPGASRMPFEWTVNPYRGCTHACVYCFARRTHGYLDLDTGIGFDTQIVVKVNAPEVLRRQLASRRWQGDHVAMGTNVDCYQRAEGRYRLMPGIISALTDRANPFSVLTKGTLILRDLELLVRAAQVTDVGISVSVGFLDTELWRTVEPGTPAPERRLDVVRTLGEHGIGCGVLMAPVIPFLSDTPAQLRETVRAIAAAGATSVTPLVLHLRPGAREWFTAWLGRHHPHLVGRYERLYAEGAYAPRWYQRRITRQVHELAEEYGIGPTRAGQARRIRPAPVRPPAGPEPTQLTLM, via the coding sequence ATGCGCTGGGAGAACCTCACCGTGGAGTCCGGGCCGCCCGAGGAGTCCGCCGAGCACGGCCGGGCCGCCGACGCCGCGCTGTTCGGCGCGGACACCGTGACGACGCGTACGTTCGACACGCCCGAGTTCCGCGGGATCACCTTCCACGAGGTCCGGGCGCGCTCGGTGCTGAACCGGGTGCCGGGCGCCTCGCGCATGCCGTTCGAGTGGACGGTGAACCCCTACCGGGGCTGCACGCACGCGTGTGTCTACTGTTTCGCCCGCCGGACGCACGGCTATCTGGACCTGGACACCGGCATCGGCTTCGACACCCAGATCGTGGTCAAGGTCAACGCTCCCGAGGTGCTGCGCCGCCAGCTCGCCTCCCGCCGCTGGCAGGGGGACCACGTCGCGATGGGCACGAACGTCGACTGCTACCAGCGCGCCGAGGGGCGCTACCGGCTGATGCCGGGCATCATCTCCGCCCTCACCGACCGCGCGAACCCCTTCTCCGTCCTCACCAAGGGGACCCTGATCCTGCGCGACCTGGAGCTGCTGGTCCGGGCGGCCCAGGTGACGGACGTGGGCATCTCGGTCTCAGTCGGCTTCCTGGACACCGAGCTGTGGCGCACGGTGGAGCCGGGCACGCCCGCGCCCGAGCGCCGGCTGGACGTCGTACGGACCCTCGGGGAGCACGGCATCGGCTGCGGGGTGCTGATGGCCCCGGTGATCCCGTTCCTGAGCGACACTCCGGCCCAGCTACGCGAGACCGTACGGGCGATCGCGGCGGCCGGGGCCACCTCGGTCACGCCCCTGGTGCTGCACCTGCGCCCGGGCGCCCGGGAGTGGTTCACGGCCTGGCTCGGCCGGCACCATCCGCACCTGGTGGGGCGGTACGAGCGGCTGTACGCCGAGGGCGCCTACGCGCCCCGCTGGTACCAGCGCCGGATCACCCGTCAGGTGCACGAGCTGGCCGAGGAGTACGGCATCGGTCCCACGCGCGCGGGGCAGGCCCGCCGGATCCGCCCGGCGCCCGTGCGACCCCCGGCCGGCCCGGAACCCACCCAACTGACCCTCATGTGA